The Neodiprion fabricii isolate iyNeoFabr1 chromosome 4, iyNeoFabr1.1, whole genome shotgun sequence genome window below encodes:
- the LOC124179613 gene encoding uncharacterized protein LOC124179613, with protein sequence MRTMLRPILFLGIIQFLTVESLARQGTTIAAKLTSNKTSSRYRDPLLAKILPNRTLASNEERIKSLAIALQNADKVLNGKRLRKNEQSEKPRTFGSPIMAAELRPRSDNGPSDPPRRNVRLRSRPSGRYSTPSSVLLPPYKSYTPEFDFENDKTAQLPSLTKKDDVVTTELPDSTTFGRSKFHESTLPYSLRDGVKNSSARHGPDENDIGRFFVPQKRKETFGNRQEYPSDSSRKTDTKFPPYWGNTASEPLKIRLNPNATVESASRTGGSDRYNQKANENEISKKKDILSSEETGYHWGRRPVQTVNHYKFVDTAWKVDAIPGVAGQDYPVHQHHEHNYLRYPSSRFVCPVGPGTHIYLADRASRCQIFYVCYGEKTGVPMMCPNGTLFSEHLQVCDWWFNVAC encoded by the exons ATGCGGACTATGCTGAGGCCTATCCTGTTCTTGG GAATCATTCAATTTCTGACAGTGGAGTCTCTGGCAAGACAAGGTACAACAATAGCTGCAAAACTGACGAGCAACAAAACCAGTAGTCGTTACAGAGATCCATTGCTTGCTAAAATCTTGCCCAATCGGACACTTGCATCGAACGAAGAGCGTATAAAGTCACTGGCAATCGCACTACAGAACGCTGACAAGGTTTTGAACGGTAAAAGATTGCGGAAAAATGAACAGTCGGAAAAGCCTCGAACATTTGGTTCACCGATAATGGCAGCCGAACTGCGCCCCAGGTCGGACAACGGCCCTTCAGACCCTCCACGTAGAAATGTTCGACTGCGCTCAAGGCCATCGGGAAGATATTCGACCCCGTCTTCCGTGCTGCTACCACCGTACAAATCGTACACTCCCGAGttcgattttgaaaacgaTAAAACGGCCCAGCTTCCGTCACTAACCAAGAAGGACGACGTCGTTACTACGGAACTTCCAGACAGTACCACTTTCGGCCGTTCGAAGTTCCACGAATCCACTTTGCCGTATTCTCTCAGGGACGGGGTGAAGAATTCGTCAGCACGCCACGGGCCAGATGAAAACGACATCGGACGTTTCTTTGTCCcgcaaaaaagaaaggaaactTTTGGTAACCGTCAAGAATATCCGTCGGATTCATCTCGGAAAACTGACACCAAGTTTCCGCCGTACTGGGGTAATACCGCTTCCGAACCCTTGAAGATAAGGTTGAATCCTAATGCCACTGTTGAGTCTGCATCTAGAACAGGCGGATCTGATAGATATAATCAGAAggcgaatgaaaatgaaatttcgaagAAGAAAGACATCCTTTCATCCGAAGAAACCGGGTATCATTGGGGAAGACGTCCGGTTCAAACCGTAAACCACTACAAGTTTGTTG ATACGGCGTGGAAAGTTGACGCGATTCCTGGTGTCGCCGGCCAAGATTATCCCGTTCATCAACACCACGAGCACAATTACCTCCGGTATCCTTCCAGCAGGTTCGTCTGTCCGGTCGGTCCTGGAACGCACATCTATCTCGCCGACCGTGCATCCAGATGTCAG ATATTTTACGTGTGTTACGGAGAAAAGACCGGAGTGCCCATGATGTGTCCAAACGGAACCCTCTTCAGCGAGCATCTGCAAGTGTGCGACTGGTGGTTCAACGTGGCGTGTTAA
- the LOC124179612 gene encoding uncharacterized protein LOC124179612 isoform X1: protein MASDEAAYKPDKELIQKVLREYENDANLEVKSVVTSPGCEKGVNYMSVIKRLVVTGTTGAGFDYNKSFISKHLAANEIHQEVFQSQNFFVNEARMYQTVPMLLGKDQEILPDCLFTNVKQIILEDLKPLGFFLEDRVKGLDFDHTKIVLEGLADLHAASFILEHNDAEKFNRMKTNFVEAYFPDTDPPGVGKNMNDFPNFIVLCLKVAATSEDDYSKEIAFMEEHQGKIYDLMKELVKPREYSVVCHGDLWINNILFKHEEVKGKTVVSGMRFLDFQVVRFGPLVTDLQGFLHSSVQHEVLVEYYDTFLEIYYMKLRSKLSELRTNAYEKITLDWLKCEMQRSQIYGMMVSLWLAPALLANLEDIPDKSAIAMHTAETTAAVDYWKQRLSPRLLQRIVDKCKYFIK from the exons ATGGCATCAGACGAAGCTGCTTACAAGCCAG ACAAAGAATTAATTCAGAAGGTGTTGCGCGAATATGAAAATGATGCAAATCTCGAAGTCAAGTCTGTGGTCACAAGTCCTGGCTGCGAGAAAGGAGTCAATTACATGTCAGTCATAAAACGTCTTGTTGTCACAGGGACAACCGGAGCTGGATTCG ATTACaacaaaagtttcatttccAAACATCTGGCTGCGAATGAAATTCATCAGGAGGTCTTTCAAAGTCAGAACTTTTTCGTCAACGAAGCTAGAATGTACCAGACAGTGCCAATGCTTCTCGGCAAGGATCAGGAAATACTTCCCGATTGCTTGTTCACTAATGTTAAACAGATTATCCTGGAAGACTTAAAACCACTAGGATTCTTTCTCGAGGACAGAGTTAAGGGCTTAGACTTCGACCATACGAAAATCGTACTCGAG ggcCTAGCCGATCTTCATGCAGCATCGTTTATCCTAGAACACAATGACGCGGAAAAATTTAACCGTATGAAAACCAACTTCGTAGAAGCCTATTTTCCTGACACGGATCCTCCAGGTGTAGGGAAGAATATGAACGACTTCCCCAACTTTATCGTCTTGTGCTTGAAAGTTGCCGCGACTTCAGAAGATGACTATTCGAAAGAGATCGCCTTTATGGAAGAGCACcaaggaaaaatttatgatttaATGAAG GAACTAGTGAAACCTAGAGAATATTCGGTGGTGTGCCATGGCGATTTGTGGATCAACAACATACTTTTCAAGCACGAGGAAGTTAAGGGGAAAACGGTAGTCAGCGGTATGCGATTCTTAGATTTCCAAGTTGTCAGATTCGGGCCCCTGGTCACAGATCTTCAGGGCTTCCTACACAGCAGTGTTCAACACGAAGTTCTAGTAGAATATTACGATACTTttcttgaaatatattatatgaaaCTGCGGTCGAAGCTGTCAGAGTTACGTACAAATGCGTATGAAAAAATCACCTTAGATTGGTTGAAATGCGAAATGCAGAGATCGCAAATCTACGGTATGATGGTAAGTCTTTGGCTCGCACCTGCGCTCTTAGCGAATCTTGAAGATATTCCCGATAAGTCAGCTATTGCGATGCACACGGCTGAGACCACAGCGGCTGTGGACTACTGGAAGCAAAGATTGTCTCCACGGCTACTGCAACGAATAGTGGATAAGtgcaaatattttatcaagtAG
- the LOC124179612 gene encoding uncharacterized protein LOC124179612 isoform X2 — MHFDKELIQKVLREYENDANLEVKSVVTSPGCEKGVNYMSVIKRLVVTGTTGAGFDYNKSFISKHLAANEIHQEVFQSQNFFVNEARMYQTVPMLLGKDQEILPDCLFTNVKQIILEDLKPLGFFLEDRVKGLDFDHTKIVLEGLADLHAASFILEHNDAEKFNRMKTNFVEAYFPDTDPPGVGKNMNDFPNFIVLCLKVAATSEDDYSKEIAFMEEHQGKIYDLMKELVKPREYSVVCHGDLWINNILFKHEEVKGKTVVSGMRFLDFQVVRFGPLVTDLQGFLHSSVQHEVLVEYYDTFLEIYYMKLRSKLSELRTNAYEKITLDWLKCEMQRSQIYGMMVSLWLAPALLANLEDIPDKSAIAMHTAETTAAVDYWKQRLSPRLLQRIVDKCKYFIK, encoded by the exons ATGCATTTTG ACAAAGAATTAATTCAGAAGGTGTTGCGCGAATATGAAAATGATGCAAATCTCGAAGTCAAGTCTGTGGTCACAAGTCCTGGCTGCGAGAAAGGAGTCAATTACATGTCAGTCATAAAACGTCTTGTTGTCACAGGGACAACCGGAGCTGGATTCG ATTACaacaaaagtttcatttccAAACATCTGGCTGCGAATGAAATTCATCAGGAGGTCTTTCAAAGTCAGAACTTTTTCGTCAACGAAGCTAGAATGTACCAGACAGTGCCAATGCTTCTCGGCAAGGATCAGGAAATACTTCCCGATTGCTTGTTCACTAATGTTAAACAGATTATCCTGGAAGACTTAAAACCACTAGGATTCTTTCTCGAGGACAGAGTTAAGGGCTTAGACTTCGACCATACGAAAATCGTACTCGAG ggcCTAGCCGATCTTCATGCAGCATCGTTTATCCTAGAACACAATGACGCGGAAAAATTTAACCGTATGAAAACCAACTTCGTAGAAGCCTATTTTCCTGACACGGATCCTCCAGGTGTAGGGAAGAATATGAACGACTTCCCCAACTTTATCGTCTTGTGCTTGAAAGTTGCCGCGACTTCAGAAGATGACTATTCGAAAGAGATCGCCTTTATGGAAGAGCACcaaggaaaaatttatgatttaATGAAG GAACTAGTGAAACCTAGAGAATATTCGGTGGTGTGCCATGGCGATTTGTGGATCAACAACATACTTTTCAAGCACGAGGAAGTTAAGGGGAAAACGGTAGTCAGCGGTATGCGATTCTTAGATTTCCAAGTTGTCAGATTCGGGCCCCTGGTCACAGATCTTCAGGGCTTCCTACACAGCAGTGTTCAACACGAAGTTCTAGTAGAATATTACGATACTTttcttgaaatatattatatgaaaCTGCGGTCGAAGCTGTCAGAGTTACGTACAAATGCGTATGAAAAAATCACCTTAGATTGGTTGAAATGCGAAATGCAGAGATCGCAAATCTACGGTATGATGGTAAGTCTTTGGCTCGCACCTGCGCTCTTAGCGAATCTTGAAGATATTCCCGATAAGTCAGCTATTGCGATGCACACGGCTGAGACCACAGCGGCTGTGGACTACTGGAAGCAAAGATTGTCTCCACGGCTACTGCAACGAATAGTGGATAAGtgcaaatattttatcaagtAG